The Saprospiraceae bacterium genome includes a window with the following:
- a CDS encoding DUF4434 domain-containing protein, with the protein MRITGTFIDEISHDIPHQNWGAKEWEIDFQHMKAIGIDTVILIRGGYRKFITWPSSYLMTKHGCYAPSQDLVELFLSLADKYEMNFYFGLYDSGKYWDTHDMSHEIDINRFVIDEVWSQYGHHPSFKGWYLSMEISRKTKGAIESFYTLGKQCKDVSGGLPTFISPWIDGKKAVMAAQSSLSKENAVSITEHEAEWNEIFSGIHTVVDAVAFQDGHIDYDELDAFFTVNKQLADKYKMQCWTNAESFDRDMPIKFLPIKFDKLRMKLEAAARCGYDKAITFEFSHFMSPQSAYHQAGHLYNRYQEWQKHL; encoded by the coding sequence ATGCGCATTACAGGTACATTTATAGATGAGATCAGCCACGATATTCCGCACCAAAACTGGGGAGCAAAAGAGTGGGAAATCGACTTTCAACATATGAAAGCCATTGGCATTGACACCGTCATTTTGATACGTGGAGGGTATCGCAAATTCATCACATGGCCGTCATCGTATCTGATGACTAAGCACGGCTGTTATGCACCATCGCAAGATCTTGTGGAGTTGTTTTTATCTTTGGCTGATAAATATGAAATGAATTTTTACTTCGGTCTGTATGACAGCGGTAAATACTGGGACACTCACGATATGTCTCACGAAATTGATATCAATCGTTTTGTTATTGACGAAGTTTGGTCACAATATGGTCATCATCCATCATTCAAAGGCTGGTATCTCAGTATGGAGATCAGCAGGAAAACCAAAGGTGCCATTGAATCCTTTTATACGCTCGGAAAACAATGTAAAGATGTCAGTGGCGGTTTGCCAACCTTTATCTCACCATGGATAGATGGCAAAAAAGCGGTAATGGCTGCACAAAGTTCCTTGTCTAAAGAAAATGCTGTATCCATTACAGAGCATGAAGCAGAGTGGAATGAAATTTTTTCAGGTATTCATACTGTGGTGGATGCTGTCGCCTTTCAAGATGGTCATATAGATTATGATGAGTTAGATGCTTTTTTTACTGTAAACAAACAATTGGCAGATAAATATAAGATGCAATGCTGGACCAATGCTGAGTCTTTTGATAGGGATATGCCTATCAAATTTCTGCCTATCAAGTTTGATAAACTTAGGATGAAGCTGGAAGCCGCTGCTCGTTGTGGTTATGACAAAGCGATTACTTTTGAATTTTCACATTTTATGAGCCCTCAGAGTGCCTATCATCAGGCAGGGCATTTGTACAATCGGTATCAGGAATGGCAAAAACATTTGTAA
- a CDS encoding crotonase/enoyl-CoA hydratase family protein has translation MSNILFTTENKIAHVSLHRPEKTNALNASTWQELESIFREISENDGVRVIILSGGESKHFCAGIDLEMLMSISTSDINCEGRRREQIRKFVLQLQAPINAIESCTKPVIAAIHGGCIGAGVDIVTACDMRYCTDEAYFTVKEMDMGMVADLGTLQRLPKIIPEGIAREMAYTGRNMYGQEAEKLALVNRSYENKEVMMTEVMNIAEMMAQKSPLSIRGTKNILLHTRDHSVQDGLQYIAAWNAGMLLSDDLQEAFMAKMQKRPAIYKD, from the coding sequence ATGTCCAATATCCTATTTACTACCGAAAATAAAATAGCCCACGTCTCACTTCATCGCCCTGAAAAAACCAACGCTCTCAATGCATCTACATGGCAAGAACTCGAATCCATATTTCGCGAGATAAGTGAAAATGACGGGGTACGTGTGATCATACTTTCAGGTGGAGAAAGCAAACATTTTTGCGCAGGTATAGATCTGGAAATGCTGATGTCTATCTCCACAAGTGATATAAACTGCGAAGGTAGGCGCAGGGAACAAATCAGAAAATTTGTATTGCAGCTACAGGCTCCTATTAATGCTATCGAGTCGTGTACAAAACCTGTTATAGCAGCTATCCATGGAGGCTGCATAGGTGCAGGTGTAGATATAGTGACAGCATGTGATATGAGATATTGTACAGATGAAGCCTACTTTACAGTCAAAGAAATGGACATGGGTATGGTTGCAGACCTGGGCACCTTGCAGCGCCTGCCCAAAATCATACCTGAAGGTATAGCCAGAGAAATGGCATATACCGGACGTAATATGTATGGACAAGAAGCGGAAAAGCTAGCTCTGGTCAATAGATCATATGAAAATAAAGAAGTCATGATGACTGAGGTGATGAATATAGCTGAAATGATGGCCCAAAAATCACCATTATCAATTCGTGGTACAAAAAACATCCTCTTGCATACCCGAGATCACAGTGTACAGGATGGTCTGCAATATATTGCTGCGTGGAATGCCGGCATGCTTCTCTCTGACGATCTGCAAGAAGCCTTTATGGCAAAAATGCAAAAAAGACCTGCCATATACAAAGATTAG
- a CDS encoding OmpA family protein has protein sequence MFFRILYTTALLLVYGQLVYAQHSIERLPEPINTDSLDEICPVVSYDEKLLFFTRNADPDCNKTLIIDGINLYNIASKKEYSESLRMVYSQIASEYIPDPLSSGYNQDIWYTRLNNGQPYGIFHPSYPINDVLPNSICSNFGTSNSFLIINQFFPEGGIEKGFSVSEFDGESFTFPRLLHIAGFNQISSEINLTASRDSTILILAMKGGSTRNMDLFVAFRISDGRYTSPVHLGPSINSEYRESTPMLSHDMKKLYFASDRTDGYGGTDIYVSERLDLTYTNWSRPNKLDPPLNSEYDDAHPHLMNDDNTIFFTSNRNGSSDIFKAKLKRSKITIPITVNIKVIHQETGKNHPAEISWGPAYNNIKSNTFYSKNGICKYKFFENKAMVFQAANRELQSEEVIIDPQYLIENGKNVIDIELILIPQQKLIIKRTDIEQRWEAKPEHLVKETSKPAGSIKEDVENRDDMPLKIVEDIIVHNIYFERTKPELLKESYPEVLKLAGLLTANPSMNISIAGHTDNVGEKNALIKLSQDRAIAIKKILLEKGIPAYRVTALGYGDTKPLAPNDTEQNKSKNRRVEIKILASTSSR, from the coding sequence GTGTTTTTTAGAATATTGTATACCACCGCATTGCTTTTGGTTTATGGACAATTAGTTTATGCCCAACACAGCATTGAAAGGCTGCCTGAACCTATCAATACTGATTCTTTAGATGAAATTTGTCCTGTTGTTTCATACGATGAAAAATTGCTTTTTTTTACGAGAAATGCTGATCCGGATTGTAATAAAACACTGATCATAGATGGTATCAACCTTTACAATATTGCATCAAAAAAAGAGTATAGTGAATCACTCAGGATGGTATATTCGCAAATTGCCTCTGAATATATCCCTGACCCTCTATCATCAGGATACAATCAGGATATATGGTATACAAGACTTAATAATGGTCAACCTTACGGCATATTCCACCCATCATACCCAATCAATGATGTGCTCCCTAATAGTATTTGTTCCAACTTCGGAACATCCAATAGTTTTTTGATTATCAATCAGTTTTTTCCTGAAGGAGGAATAGAAAAAGGTTTTTCTGTGTCAGAATTTGACGGGGAGTCTTTTACATTTCCCCGACTCTTGCACATCGCGGGTTTTAATCAGATATCTTCAGAAATCAATCTTACAGCAAGCAGAGACTCAACCATCCTCATACTTGCTATGAAAGGCGGCAGCACCAGAAATATGGATTTATTTGTAGCTTTCCGAATTTCGGATGGCAGATATACTAGCCCTGTTCATCTGGGTCCATCTATCAATTCTGAATACCGGGAATCAACACCTATGTTGTCCCATGATATGAAAAAACTATACTTTGCTTCAGACAGAACTGATGGATATGGGGGTACTGATATTTATGTTTCTGAAAGGTTGGATTTGACATATACAAACTGGTCGAGACCTAATAAGCTGGATCCACCTTTGAACAGTGAGTATGACGATGCTCATCCGCACTTGATGAATGATGATAATACCATATTTTTTACTTCCAATAGAAATGGTAGCAGTGATATCTTCAAGGCCAAACTCAAGCGTTCCAAAATTACTATTCCCATCACAGTAAATATCAAAGTGATACATCAGGAAACAGGAAAAAATCATCCCGCAGAAATATCATGGGGTCCAGCCTACAATAATATAAAATCAAACACTTTTTATTCTAAAAACGGAATATGTAAATACAAATTTTTTGAGAATAAAGCAATGGTATTTCAAGCTGCCAACAGAGAACTTCAAAGTGAAGAAGTCATCATTGATCCGCAATATTTAATCGAAAATGGGAAAAATGTGATAGATATAGAGCTTATTCTTATCCCACAACAGAAATTAATAATAAAAAGGACGGATATTGAGCAAAGATGGGAAGCAAAACCGGAACATTTAGTCAAAGAAACTTCAAAACCTGCAGGAAGCATCAAGGAGGACGTTGAAAATAGAGATGATATGCCACTAAAAATAGTGGAAGATATCATCGTTCATAATATATACTTTGAAAGAACCAAACCAGAACTGTTGAAAGAATCTTATCCGGAAGTTCTGAAACTTGCAGGCTTGCTCACAGCTAACCCATCAATGAACATAAGTATCGCAGGTCATACAGACAATGTCGGTGAAAAAAATGCACTGATAAAATTGTCACAAGACAGAGCTATTGCGATCAAAAAGATATTGTTGGAAAAAGGTATACCGGCATATAGGGTTACTGCTCTGGGTTATGGCGATACAAAACCTCTGGCACCCAATGACACTGAACAAAACAAAAGTAAAAATCGAAGGGTGGAGATAAAGATATTGGCAAGCACCTCATCAAGATGA
- a CDS encoding PKD domain-containing protein has protein sequence MNIHFKQIIRSSSKVFLLVLLASSIYSQDCGQADFLYTIQGNIVKLTGKSSLSDSAKYYWTFGNGKSEDGREVKAEYQKSGEYEICLKVKSGNCSLVKCKTIKINAFPGDSCGLSIIYEHRTEGLTGIFQAKTNIDNTKFLWFVAGSNRQFEGREVKIPFEKAGIYEVCVKAYSGNCEVKECKRVEIGATCNLGADFTYSTDSSGIVKVVGKSALGDTAKYYWTFGNGTSADGKEAKINTKNQENIRSA, from the coding sequence ATGAACATCCATTTTAAACAAATCATCAGGTCGTCTTCCAAAGTATTTCTATTAGTATTATTAGCATCAAGTATTTATAGTCAGGATTGTGGTCAGGCTGACTTTTTGTACACCATTCAGGGAAATATTGTAAAACTGACGGGAAAATCATCTTTAAGTGATAGTGCCAAATACTATTGGACCTTCGGCAATGGAAAATCTGAAGATGGCAGAGAAGTAAAAGCAGAATACCAAAAAAGCGGAGAATATGAAATCTGCCTTAAAGTGAAAAGTGGCAATTGTTCGCTTGTAAAGTGTAAAACTATAAAAATCAATGCTTTCCCCGGAGACTCCTGTGGTTTATCTATAATTTATGAACATAGGACTGAAGGCCTCACTGGTATCTTTCAGGCTAAAACCAACATTGACAATACAAAATTCCTTTGGTTTGTAGCAGGTAGCAATAGGCAATTTGAAGGCCGCGAAGTAAAAATCCCATTTGAAAAAGCCGGCATCTATGAGGTCTGTGTCAAGGCTTACTCCGGAAATTGCGAAGTTAAAGAATGTAAAAGAGTAGAGATAGGCGCTACCTGCAATCTTGGAGCTGACTTCACTTATTCAACAGATAGCTCAGGTATAGTAAAAGTAGTCGGGAAATCAGCACTTGGGGATACTGCCAAATACTATTGGACGTTTGGCAATGGAACATCTGCTGATGGCAAAGAAGCAAAAATCAATACGAAAAATCAGGAGAATATCAGATCTGCCTGA
- a CDS encoding T9SS type A sorting domain-containing protein, translating into MLKPAITASGVQSCTQAVCKTVKVIVKAAPCNLKVETESKTEGLTGIFQAKTNIDNTKFLWFVAGSNRQFEGREVKIQFEKAGIYEVCVKAFSGNCEAKLCKRVEIGATCNLGADFTYSTDSSGIVKVVGKSALGDTAKYYWTFGNGTSADDKEAKNQYEKSGEYQICLKVLKPAITASGVQSCTQAVCKTVKVIVKAAPCNLKVETESKTEGLTGIFQAKTNIDNTKFLWFVAGSNKQFEGREIKIPFEKAGIYEVCVKAYSGNCEVKECKRVEIGATCNLGADFTYSTDSSGIVKVVGKSALVDTAKYYWTFGNGTSAEGKEAKIQYEKTGEYQICLKVYKLSPVSSIQPCIQSVCKTVKVFVKTPSCNLIIETENKIDGFTGIFQAKSNADNTKYTWYVPSQNKKYEGREVKIPFEKPGIYEVCVIGYAGICEVKVCKRIEILNTAGACNLGAEFNYEVEKDVLRAKASSHGSGNVKYYWTFGNGISVEGKDATFKFDKPGDYQLCLKVTRSSASNAIDSTSCTQTVCKKINITNQTECKLSPDFTYKSEGNTVIFSGKSSDEKAKYYWYARDIKMELTGKDVRFQFEKAASYEVCMIVVNGAETCKDQICKKISVGNRINVFPNPTANVLNIAVDEDISRVTIYDQFKRVVHSGNLYDSYGNIDITHLNSGLYTVTVQLENGELMAKKFYKQ; encoded by the coding sequence GTGTTGAAACCTGCAATTACAGCTTCCGGAGTTCAGTCCTGTACTCAGGCTGTATGCAAAACTGTAAAAGTCATCGTCAAAGCTGCACCTTGTAATCTGAAAGTGGAAACTGAAAGTAAAACCGAAGGCCTCACTGGTATCTTTCAGGCTAAAACCAACATTGACAATACAAAATTCCTTTGGTTTGTAGCAGGTAGCAATAGGCAATTTGAAGGCCGCGAAGTAAAAATCCAATTTGAAAAAGCTGGCATCTATGAGGTCTGTGTCAAGGCTTTCTCCGGCAATTGCGAAGCAAAATTATGTAAAAGAGTTGAAATAGGCGCTACCTGCAATCTTGGAGCTGACTTCACTTATTCAACAGATAGCTCAGGTATAGTAAAAGTAGTCGGGAAATCAGCACTTGGGGATACTGCCAAATACTATTGGACGTTTGGCAATGGAACATCTGCTGATGACAAAGAAGCAAAAAATCAATACGAAAAATCAGGAGAATATCAGATCTGCCTGAAAGTGTTGAAACCTGCAATTACAGCTTCCGGAGTTCAGTCCTGTACTCAGGCTGTATGCAAAACTGTAAAAGTCATCGTCAAAGCTGCACCTTGTAATCTGAAAGTGGAAACTGAAAGTAAAACCGAAGGCCTCACAGGTATCTTTCAGGCTAAAACCAACATTGACAATACAAAATTCCTTTGGTTTGTCGCAGGTAGTAATAAACAATTTGAAGGCCGCGAAATAAAGATCCCATTTGAAAAAGCGGGCATCTATGAGGTCTGCGTCAAGGCTTACTCCGGAAATTGCGAAGTTAAAGAATGTAAAAGAGTAGAGATAGGCGCTACCTGCAATCTTGGAGCTGACTTCACTTATTCAACAGATAGCTCAGGTATAGTAAAAGTAGTCGGGAAATCAGCACTTGTGGATACTGCCAAATACTATTGGACGTTTGGCAATGGAACATCCGCTGAAGGAAAGGAAGCTAAAATTCAGTACGAAAAAACAGGTGAATATCAGATCTGCCTCAAAGTGTACAAATTAAGCCCTGTCTCCAGTATTCAGCCATGCATTCAGTCAGTATGTAAAACTGTAAAAGTTTTTGTCAAAACCCCTTCTTGTAATCTGATAATTGAAACAGAAAACAAAATCGATGGCTTTACAGGTATTTTCCAGGCTAAAAGCAATGCAGACAATACTAAATATACATGGTATGTACCGAGTCAGAATAAAAAATATGAAGGTCGCGAAGTTAAGATACCATTTGAAAAGCCAGGTATATATGAAGTTTGTGTCATTGGTTATGCGGGCATCTGCGAAGTGAAAGTTTGTAAACGTATCGAAATTCTTAATACTGCCGGAGCATGTAATCTCGGTGCTGAATTTAATTATGAGGTAGAGAAAGATGTATTAAGAGCTAAAGCCAGTTCCCATGGAAGTGGTAATGTAAAATATTACTGGACATTTGGCAATGGTATTTCTGTTGAAGGAAAGGATGCTACCTTTAAGTTTGACAAACCGGGAGACTATCAGTTATGTCTTAAAGTGACCCGATCTTCAGCATCCAATGCAATAGATTCAACCAGCTGCACTCAAACTGTATGCAAAAAAATAAATATAACAAATCAAACAGAATGTAAACTTTCACCTGACTTCACCTACAAATCTGAAGGAAATACAGTGATATTCAGTGGTAAATCAAGTGATGAAAAAGCAAAGTATTACTGGTATGCCAGGGATATAAAAATGGAACTCACAGGAAAAGATGTAAGATTCCAGTTTGAAAAAGCAGCATCATATGAGGTATGTATGATCGTAGTCAATGGAGCCGAAACATGTAAAGATCAGATCTGTAAAAAAATATCTGTAGGCAACAGGATCAATGTTTTTCCAAATCCAACAGCCAATGTCCTCAATATAGCTGTAGATGAAGATATCAGTAGAGTGACTATCTATGATCAGTTTAAGAGAGTGGTACATTCAGGCAATCTTTATGATTCTTATGGCAATATTGATATCACACATCTCAATAGTGGATTGTATACAGTCACAGTTCAGCTTGAAAATGGAGAATTGATGGCAAAGAAATTTTATAAACAGTAG
- a CDS encoding alpha/beta hydrolase: MFESMSRPSLMWLLSEPGRALIERSASIPFERVTQKKQIGDGHPVMILPGFLSSQSSTKALRKYVANLGYEVYDWGLGRNMGKLEYMELLLERLDEIHIKTGREVSLIGWSLGGVFARQLAKERPNITRQVITLASPFIGLSEPNNIAWIYSLLNYGKKVKDVNQTLLEDLPRPANVPTTAIYSKTDGVVPWKYCIEPVEDDIHQNIEVRSSHIGMGVNLAVFAVIEDRLLYDKENWVKFRPRGIMNNRLMFPAY; this comes from the coding sequence ATGTTTGAGTCAATGAGCAGGCCTTCGTTAATGTGGTTGCTGAGTGAGCCCGGAAGAGCTCTGATTGAAAGGAGCGCTTCCATTCCGTTTGAACGAGTAACACAAAAAAAACAAATAGGAGACGGTCATCCTGTGATGATACTGCCGGGGTTTTTGAGTTCACAAAGTTCCACAAAAGCACTAAGGAAGTATGTGGCCAATCTGGGTTATGAGGTATATGATTGGGGTTTGGGTCGAAATATGGGGAAACTTGAGTACATGGAGCTACTACTCGAACGATTGGATGAAATTCATATCAAAACCGGAAGAGAAGTCAGTCTTATAGGTTGGAGCCTTGGAGGAGTGTTTGCCCGACAACTTGCAAAAGAAAGACCAAATATCACCAGACAGGTGATCACTCTGGCTTCCCCGTTTATTGGACTCAGTGAGCCAAATAACATTGCTTGGATATATTCATTACTCAATTATGGTAAAAAAGTAAAAGACGTAAACCAAACTCTCCTTGAAGACCTTCCTAGACCAGCGAATGTCCCTACTACAGCCATTTACTCAAAAACAGATGGTGTTGTCCCATGGAAATATTGCATAGAGCCTGTAGAAGATGACATCCATCAAAATATTGAAGTCAGATCAAGCCATATCGGTATGGGTGTAAATCTTGCGGTATTTGCAGTGATTGAAGATAGATTATTGTATGATAAAGAAAATTGGGTCAAATTCAGACCAAGAGGCATCATGAACAATCGACTGATGTTTCCGGCATATTGA
- a CDS encoding sorbosone dehydrogenase family protein: MCISPSGTLYVGNRSGKNVFALKDTNGDNVIDQKFVILKEGNMPNGVAFKDGNLYIAEVNRILKFKNIETKLSSPGTPIVIYDRYPTEKHHGWKYIAFGPDNKLYVPVGAPCNICESEDAVFNSITRMNEDGTGVEIVHSGIRNTVGFTWHPVTNQLWFTDNGRDLMGDETPECELNVAIKDSLHFGYPYCHQGDVSDPKFGTKRKCSEFVPPATKLGPHTAPLGLKFYTGDNFPSQYKNSLFIARHGSWNRSKKSGYDIVQVIFEDDGSVKAVKPFITGWLNEQTDDVWGRPVDIFCTSDGSMLISDDYANVVYRVYYKG; the protein is encoded by the coding sequence ATGTGTATATCTCCATCAGGTACCTTGTATGTAGGAAACAGGTCCGGTAAAAATGTTTTTGCCTTGAAGGATACAAATGGCGATAATGTGATCGATCAAAAATTTGTAATTCTCAAGGAAGGGAATATGCCCAATGGTGTGGCTTTTAAAGATGGAAATCTGTACATAGCTGAAGTAAATCGAATATTAAAGTTTAAAAATATCGAAACTAAATTGTCATCTCCAGGTACCCCAATCGTCATTTATGATAGATATCCCACGGAAAAACATCATGGATGGAAATATATCGCTTTTGGACCTGACAACAAATTGTATGTTCCTGTAGGAGCTCCGTGCAATATTTGTGAATCCGAAGATGCGGTTTTTAATTCCATCACCAGGATGAATGAAGACGGCACGGGTGTGGAAATCGTTCATTCCGGCATCCGAAATACTGTCGGATTTACCTGGCACCCGGTGACAAACCAACTTTGGTTTACTGATAATGGCAGAGACTTGATGGGTGATGAGACTCCTGAATGTGAGCTCAATGTTGCTATCAAGGACAGCTTGCACTTCGGATACCCATATTGTCATCAGGGCGATGTATCTGATCCGAAATTTGGGACAAAAAGGAAATGCTCTGAGTTTGTACCTCCTGCAACAAAGTTAGGTCCTCACACTGCACCGCTTGGACTTAAGTTTTATACAGGCGACAATTTTCCTTCACAATACAAAAATTCTCTCTTTATAGCGAGACACGGGTCATGGAACAGAAGCAAAAAAAGTGGGTATGATATTGTCCAGGTAATCTTTGAAGATGATGGAAGTGTTAAAGCTGTGAAACCATTTATCACAGGGTGGTTAAATGAACAGACAGATGATGTTTGGGGAAGACCAGTGGATATCTTTTGCACCAGTGACGGATCGATGTTGATATCTGATGATTACGCAAATGTAGTGTACAGGGTTTACTATAAAGGTTAA
- a CDS encoding long-chain fatty acid--CoA ligase: protein MKMKRLFDYITKQFDDGPLDKFVGSRDEAGNWNFYSTGQVIEMSRKLASGLLDMGIEKGDKVGLVVYKNRPEWVVADLAIQYIGAIGVPMYPTISSREYEYIMNEAEVKVCFTGAGDLYDKVSLAQAKVSTLKTIVCFDRHGERPFWTDIMSEKNLAKVQEISDTIKSGDLATIIYTSGTTGNPKGVMLTHNNIISVVESCCNLLPVLRGERVLSFLPLCHIFERAVIYVYTSIGTEVYFTGTDNLGGETGDLAAVKPHYFTTVPRLLEKVYEKIYNKGLLLTGVKRKLFFWALSLTDDFEHGKTYSGLDAIKRKIADKLIFSKWRAALGGNVKAIATGAAACPAKIARVFSAAGIIITEGYGLTETSPVLTLNDYYSGNNKIGTVGVPLDMCDIVIDRSEGDYNEGEGEILGAGPNIMMGYYKQPEQSAAVFKELNGKTYFRTGDIGTFVNGPNGKKYLKITDRKKELLKTSGGKYVAPAPIESLLKEEFLIEQAMVVGDSKKFVSALIVPSVDALKNWCDEHHVAWTSLDEVVNNEGVISRYQHAIDLVNENFSHIEKIKKFTILPTSWDASKVDGSEAELTPTMKLKRRVILQKYGEEIDALYA, encoded by the coding sequence ATGAAAATGAAACGATTATTCGATTACATTACAAAACAGTTTGACGATGGTCCCTTGGACAAATTTGTAGGTTCGCGTGACGAGGCGGGAAACTGGAATTTTTATAGTACAGGACAGGTTATCGAAATGTCCAGAAAACTGGCCTCTGGTCTGCTCGACATGGGTATCGAAAAAGGCGATAAGGTAGGTCTGGTAGTTTATAAAAATCGTCCTGAATGGGTCGTTGCTGATCTCGCGATCCAATACATCGGAGCTATAGGTGTGCCTATGTATCCTACTATCAGCTCCCGGGAGTATGAGTATATCATGAATGAAGCTGAAGTTAAGGTTTGTTTTACAGGTGCCGGCGATTTGTATGACAAAGTTTCACTGGCACAAGCCAAAGTAAGTACATTAAAAACAATTGTGTGTTTTGACAGACATGGCGAAAGACCTTTCTGGACAGATATTATGAGCGAAAAAAATCTGGCAAAAGTTCAGGAAATAAGTGATACTATAAAATCCGGTGATCTTGCAACTATTATATATACATCGGGAACAACGGGTAATCCAAAAGGCGTAATGTTGACGCATAATAATATCATCAGTGTAGTGGAAAGTTGCTGTAATTTGTTACCTGTCTTGAGAGGAGAAAGGGTATTGAGTTTTTTACCTTTATGTCATATCTTTGAAAGAGCAGTTATTTATGTTTATACTTCTATAGGTACAGAAGTCTATTTTACCGGAACAGATAATCTTGGAGGTGAGACAGGTGATCTCGCTGCTGTCAAACCGCACTACTTTACTACTGTACCAAGATTGCTTGAAAAAGTGTACGAAAAGATATACAATAAAGGACTCTTGCTTACAGGTGTAAAGAGAAAACTTTTCTTCTGGGCATTGAGCCTTACAGATGATTTTGAACATGGAAAGACATATTCCGGTTTGGATGCCATAAAACGTAAAATAGCTGACAAGCTGATATTCAGTAAGTGGAGAGCTGCTCTTGGCGGTAATGTAAAGGCTATAGCTACCGGAGCCGCAGCTTGTCCTGCAAAGATTGCAAGGGTATTTTCTGCAGCAGGCATTATAATCACTGAAGGTTACGGCCTCACTGAGACATCACCGGTACTTACTCTCAACGATTACTATAGCGGAAATAATAAAATCGGAACAGTAGGAGTACCACTTGATATGTGTGATATCGTTATTGATCGTTCTGAAGGAGACTATAATGAAGGTGAAGGTGAAATCCTGGGAGCTGGTCCTAATATTATGATGGGTTATTATAAGCAACCTGAACAATCGGCAGCTGTATTTAAAGAATTGAATGGCAAAACATATTTCAGAACCGGAGACATCGGTACTTTTGTCAACGGCCCCAATGGTAAAAAATATCTTAAAATTACTGATAGGAAAAAAGAGTTGCTCAAAACCTCTGGTGGAAAGTATGTCGCACCGGCACCCATAGAGAGCCTCCTGAAAGAAGAGTTTTTGATAGAACAAGCTATGGTAGTGGGTGACTCCAAAAAGTTTGTTTCAGCTTTAATCGTACCATCAGTAGATGCATTGAAAAACTGGTGTGACGAGCATCACGTAGCCTGGACATCACTGGATGAAGTGGTCAATAATGAAGGAGTGATTTCCAGATATCAACATGCCATAGATCTGGTGAACGAAAATTTCAGCCATATTGAGAAAATCAAGAAGTTTACCATCCTTCCTACATCCTGGGATGCAAGTAAAGTCGATGGTTCTGAAGCCGAATTGACACCTACCATGAAGCTAAAACGAAGAGTAATACTTCAGAAATATGGTGAAGAAATTGACGCCTTGTATGCATGA
- a CDS encoding alpha/beta fold hydrolase, giving the protein MKPKLNFRTMGDGPPVIILHGLFGMLDNWITIGKKLSQEGYMAILIDQRDHGRSDHTIDFNYNILADDLYRFMEENWIHSAILIGHSMGGKTALQFVADHTTDIRKLIVIDIGIKSYSGGHEDVFKALLSVDLSIIKAREEAEIAISNILHDKGTVQFLLKNLTRNKDGHFVWKMNLPLLFEKYKNILAPISIDHTCYTDTLFIKGELSEYINNEDLPDIKQVFPNARFKTIASAGHWVHADQPDELFKTIIDFIKD; this is encoded by the coding sequence ATGAAACCAAAACTAAACTTCCGCACAATGGGCGACGGGCCACCTGTAATCATACTCCATGGATTATTCGGAATGCTGGATAACTGGATAACCATAGGGAAAAAACTTAGTCAGGAAGGATATATGGCCATTTTGATAGATCAACGTGATCATGGCAGATCAGATCACACTATAGATTTTAACTACAATATTCTGGCAGATGATCTTTATCGATTTATGGAGGAAAACTGGATCCATTCAGCAATTCTGATTGGTCATAGTATGGGTGGAAAAACAGCATTACAGTTTGTTGCTGACCATACCACGGACATCAGAAAACTTATCGTCATAGACATAGGCATCAAATCGTATTCAGGAGGGCATGAAGATGTTTTTAAGGCCTTGCTTTCAGTGGACTTATCTATAATAAAAGCAAGAGAGGAGGCAGAAATAGCAATTTCAAACATCTTGCATGATAAAGGAACAGTACAATTTCTGTTGAAAAACTTAACAAGAAACAAAGATGGTCACTTCGTTTGGAAGATGAACCTTCCTCTATTATTCGAAAAATATAAAAATATCCTTGCCCCAATTTCTATTGATCATACTTGTTACACAGATACACTTTTTATTAAGGGAGAATTGTCTGAGTATATCAATAATGAAGACCTGCCCGATATCAAGCAAGTATTTCCCAATGCCCGGTTTAAAACAATTGCCTCAGCCGGTCATTGGGTACATGCTGACCAACCTGATGAACTTTTTAAAACAATTATTGATTTTATTAAAGACTAA